The proteins below come from a single Triticum aestivum cultivar Chinese Spring chromosome 5D, IWGSC CS RefSeq v2.1, whole genome shotgun sequence genomic window:
- the LOC123120106 gene encoding uncharacterized protein: MEGNNLPPGNFMQGATYGSSDLHRNPMQMHGPSSDNPGFNHSQIPGKFPMPMNQVTASDHLSEFQFREQRKADHHQVHHHHYPKKDSMSDDEEHGLNEDTTDSHSGKGKKGSAWQRMKWTDSMVKLLITAASYTGEDPGADLGCGRRNCAMVHKKGKWKAISKVMGERGCNVSPQQCEDKFNDLNKRYKRLTDILGRGTTCKVVENPALLDRMDNLSDKLKDDARKILSSRHLFYEEMCSYHNNNRISLPEDPALQRSLQFALRCKEENDMMRGASGDADEDDQSSDSDYEEDNDEDHQVAHSNKGGLPMQKKMWYTADHEDAGFGNSLSAHECSRRSNPHGITLDINKVVPDGTSLALTQKDLVLQSAELEKQCLKIENEALELAEQRLKWELSSKIKDKELERMRSDNEHMKIEIKRLKLEVRRKELELELKLKGNGSHS; this comes from the coding sequence ATGGAAGGCAATAACCTGCCACCTGGAAACTTTATGCAAGGAGCAACTTATGGCAGTTCAGACTTGCACCGGAATCCCATGCAAATGCACGGTCCAAGCTCCGATAATCCGGGCTTCAACCACTCTCAGATACCTGGCAAATTCCCCATGCCTATGAACCAGGTTACAGCTTCTGACCACTTGTCGGAATTTCAATTCAGAGAACAAAGGAAGGCTGATCACCACCAGGTCCACCACCACCACTATCCCAAGAAGGACTCCATGAGCGATGATGAGGAGCATGGTCTGAACGAGGATACCACTGATAGCCACAGCGGCAAGGGAAAGAAGGGCTCAGCATGGCAGCGGATGAAGTGGACTGATTCAATGGTTAAGCTTTTAATTACTGCAGCGTCCTACACTGGTGAGGATCCAGGAGCTGATTTAGGATGTGGAAGGAGGAACTGTGCAATGGTGCATAAGAAAGGCAAGTGGAAGGCAATATCAAAGGTGATGGGCGAGCGAGGTTGCAATGTGTCACCGCAGCAGTGCGAGGATAAGTTCAATGACCTCAATAAGAGATACAAAAGGCTTACAGATATCCTTGGTCGGGGTACAACTTGCAAGGTTGTGGAGAATCCAGCACTTCTGGATCGCATGGATAATCTCTCTGACAAGTTGAAAGATGACGCAAGGAAGATACTGAGCTCAAGGCACTTATTCTATGAGGAGATGTGCTCCTACCATAATAATAACCGGATTAGTTTGCCTGAAGATCCTGCACTTCAGCGTTCACTGCAGTTTGCTCTTAGGTGCAAAGAGGAAAATGATATGATGAGAGGAGCAAGTGGAGATGCCGATGAAGATGACCAGAGTTCAGACTCTGATtatgaggaagataatgatgaggACCATCAGGTGGCGCATAGCAATAAAGGGGGCTTACCCATGCAAAAGAAGATGTGGTATACAGCGGATCACGAGGATGCTGGTTTTGGGAACTCTTTGAGTGCACACGAATGTAGCCGGAGGTCTAATCCCCATGGCATCACACTAGATATCAACAAAGTTGTTCCAGATGGAACCAGCTTGGCTTTGACACAGAAGGACTTAGTATTGCAATCTGCAGAGCTTGAAAAACAGTGCTTGAAAATCGAAAATGAGGCACTGGAGCTTGCAGAACAACGCCTCAAGTGGGAACTATCCAGTAAAATTAAGGACAAGGAACTGGAAAGGATGAGGTCAGATAACGAACATATGAAGATTGAGATTAAACGCTTAAAACTGGAGGTAAGGCGCAAAGAGTTAGAGCTTGAACTCAAGCTGAAAGGAAACGGCAGTCATTCATGA